One stretch of Roseibium sp. HPY-6 DNA includes these proteins:
- the ttcA gene encoding tRNA 2-thiocytidine(32) synthetase TtcA — protein MNDIANSTDTDVPALLRGAPSSVEFKKLRKRLLRQAREAISDFGMLPENISNDKRPKWLVCLSGGKDSYTLLAVLVELKWRGLLPVDLIACNLDQAQPGFPTDILPRFFEDNGIEHIIVREDTYSIVTDKIPEHRTYCSLCSRLRRGILYRIAREQGCEAIVLGHHRDDILETFFMNLFHGGRLASMPPKLINDEGDLLVLRPLAYAAESDIARFSNGMRFPIIPCNLCGSQDGLQREEVKRMLQGWEKETPGRLGVMARALGHTRPSHLLDRSLYDFTNLRPAESPADASGGEAEEPCGASLAMTAKLFATE, from the coding sequence ATGAACGACATTGCCAACAGCACCGATACCGATGTTCCGGCGCTTCTTCGGGGCGCGCCATCCAGCGTGGAGTTCAAGAAATTGCGCAAGCGGCTGTTGCGTCAGGCGCGCGAGGCAATCAGTGACTTCGGCATGCTGCCCGAGAACATCTCGAACGACAAAAGACCAAAATGGCTGGTCTGCCTGTCCGGCGGCAAGGACAGCTACACGCTACTGGCCGTACTGGTTGAACTGAAATGGCGGGGTTTGCTGCCGGTTGATCTCATCGCCTGCAATCTGGACCAGGCGCAGCCAGGTTTCCCGACCGACATCTTGCCAAGGTTCTTCGAGGATAACGGGATCGAGCACATCATTGTGCGCGAGGACACCTATTCCATCGTGACCGACAAGATCCCGGAGCACCGGACCTATTGTTCGCTGTGTTCACGGCTGCGGCGCGGAATTCTCTACAGGATCGCCCGCGAGCAGGGTTGCGAAGCTATCGTGCTCGGCCATCACAGGGACGACATCCTGGAAACCTTCTTCATGAACCTGTTCCACGGCGGACGGCTGGCGTCCATGCCGCCGAAGCTGATCAATGATGAAGGCGATCTGCTCGTGTTGCGGCCACTTGCGTATGCGGCCGAAAGCGATATCGCACGCTTTTCAAACGGCATGCGGTTTCCGATCATTCCCTGCAACCTTTGCGGCTCGCAGGACGGACTGCAGCGCGAGGAAGTCAAACGCATGCTTCAGGGTTGGGAAAAGGAAACGCCGGGCCGGCTTGGCGTTATGGCCAGGGCGCTCGGACATACCCGGCCGTCCCATCTGCTCGACCGTTCGCTCTACGATTTCACCAATCTTCGGCCCGCAGAGAGCCCTGCAGATGCTTCAGGCGGGGAAGCGGAAGAGCCCTGCGGCGCAAGCCTCGCCATGACGGCGAAACTGTTTGCAACAGAGTGA
- a CDS encoding S8 family peptidase has translation MARKTRKVTAAPSRQPELIAVAKPDVGLRMAGASLRSLGGTKTTKAEKALKKHNCVAAPLFGPSEERVEAAVAAHAPHAMAPLENLSGFYKLTAPDADLEDLQKELLDNDLFEGVYIKPPVELPEEAKGVEAAMNEMVALSDVPPPATPNFVARQIYLDPAPAGVDARWAWNQAGGRGAGIHITDIEGAWRFSHEDLTERQGGVVGGVEFNDVSWRNHGTAVLGEYGGDVNPFGVTGISPDAICTAVSHRTLGSAGAINHAAARLNAGDILLLEMHRPGPRHNFRLRPDQRGYIAVEWWPDDFAAILNASRRGIIVVEAAGNGAEDLDDALYETPGFGFPAGWTNPFRRANRDSGAIVVGAGAPPPGTHGRTHGPDRSRLGFSNYGALVDAQGWGREVTTCGYGDLQGGGDEDLWYTDTFSGTSSASPIVTGALACVQGMARARNRPVFTPDELRNGLRTTGSPQQDAPGRPATQRIGNRPDIPALAGALFGVGGNRRSTAFRREVERWRPLEVRAFIDISPQLVGAHSTLALQQALVSAQPVQANADGILSKMAIMFRVSSLAGQAIEIAGPVGGSRYRWWGSIAADGLGRLYVDEGYSSTGSDNFDLIAEIRGIDTRFAFDMTAQQYRPV, from the coding sequence ATGGCCAGGAAGACCAGGAAAGTTACTGCAGCGCCATCACGTCAGCCGGAGCTCATTGCTGTCGCCAAACCCGATGTGGGTCTGCGCATGGCCGGCGCTTCGCTTCGTTCCCTGGGCGGGACGAAAACGACGAAGGCGGAGAAGGCGCTGAAAAAGCACAATTGCGTCGCCGCGCCTTTATTCGGTCCATCGGAAGAACGGGTGGAGGCAGCTGTTGCCGCTCATGCACCTCACGCCATGGCACCGCTTGAAAACCTCTCGGGCTTTTACAAACTGACCGCACCGGACGCGGACCTAGAAGATCTGCAGAAAGAGCTGCTCGATAACGATCTGTTCGAAGGTGTCTACATAAAGCCACCGGTGGAACTGCCCGAAGAAGCGAAGGGTGTCGAAGCCGCGATGAATGAAATGGTCGCGCTTTCGGATGTTCCGCCACCGGCAACGCCAAATTTTGTCGCACGTCAGATTTACCTGGACCCGGCACCTGCCGGCGTCGACGCGCGCTGGGCGTGGAACCAGGCTGGTGGCCGCGGTGCCGGAATTCACATTACCGATATCGAGGGAGCATGGCGGTTCAGCCATGAAGACCTGACCGAGCGGCAGGGCGGTGTCGTGGGAGGTGTCGAATTCAACGATGTGAGCTGGCGCAATCACGGCACCGCGGTTCTCGGTGAATATGGCGGTGATGTTAATCCCTTTGGCGTCACCGGAATTTCTCCGGATGCGATCTGCACGGCGGTTTCGCACCGGACACTCGGTTCCGCTGGCGCAATCAATCACGCCGCAGCCAGGCTTAATGCCGGGGATATTCTACTTCTGGAAATGCACCGGCCCGGTCCCAGGCACAATTTTCGTCTAAGGCCCGATCAGCGTGGTTACATCGCCGTCGAATGGTGGCCTGACGATTTTGCTGCCATTCTCAATGCCTCCAGGCGCGGCATTATCGTCGTGGAGGCGGCCGGAAACGGAGCTGAAGATCTCGATGATGCGCTGTATGAAACGCCAGGGTTCGGTTTTCCGGCGGGCTGGACCAACCCGTTCAGACGGGCGAACCGGGATTCGGGTGCCATCGTCGTCGGCGCGGGCGCGCCGCCTCCTGGAACGCACGGGCGGACCCATGGACCTGACAGATCCCGGCTGGGGTTTTCGAATTACGGCGCCTTGGTCGACGCACAGGGTTGGGGCCGCGAGGTCACGACCTGCGGCTATGGCGATTTGCAGGGCGGCGGCGATGAGGACCTCTGGTACACGGATACGTTCTCCGGGACCTCGAGCGCGTCACCGATCGTCACGGGTGCACTGGCCTGCGTGCAGGGTATGGCGCGCGCGCGTAACAGGCCTGTTTTCACGCCGGATGAATTGCGCAATGGGCTTCGGACAACCGGTTCGCCGCAGCAGGATGCGCCCGGACGCCCGGCCACGCAGCGTATCGGTAACCGTCCCGATATCCCCGCGCTCGCAGGTGCGCTCTTCGGCGTAGGCGGAAACAGACGTTCGACCGCGTTCCGGCGCGAAGTTGAAAGATGGCGGCCGCTGGAGGTCCGCGCGTTCATCGACATTAGCCCGCAGCTGGTCGGAGCCCATTCGACGCTTGCCTTGCAGCAGGCACTCGTATCCGCCCAGCCCGTGCAGGCGAATGCGGACGGTATCCTATCGAAAATGGCAATCATGTTCCGCGTGTCTTCGCTCGCAGGGCAGGCGATCGAGATTGCGGGACCGGTGGGCGGCTCGCGCTACCGCTGGTGGGGCAGCATCGCGGCGGACGGGCTCGGCAGGCTTTACGTCGATGAGGGCTATTCCTCGACAGGCAGCGACAATTTCGATCTTATTGCCGAGATCCGGGGCATTGATACGCGATTTGCCTTTGATATGACAGCGCAGCAGTATCGGCCGGTTTGA
- a CDS encoding LysM peptidoglycan-binding domain-containing protein has product MTVTLDIQQPQPFDLVGSTILIAGNATAFEGTLSIRVSEGHDEYTSFTNVGSLGLRQFQASIAIPDTNSFQLNRLFLTLADDTGNENGPSVVIPVLFGPKILPGYGGWQPYTVQSGDTLSQIAQQQYGNSNFQPIFEANRHILSDPNVIFPGQLLRIPRNDI; this is encoded by the coding sequence ATGACGGTTACTCTCGATATTCAGCAGCCACAGCCTTTTGATCTTGTCGGCTCAACGATTTTGATTGCAGGCAATGCGACCGCGTTCGAAGGCACGCTAAGCATTCGCGTTTCGGAAGGCCATGATGAATACACGTCTTTCACAAATGTCGGCTCGCTTGGGCTCCGGCAGTTTCAGGCGTCGATTGCAATTCCTGATACCAACAGCTTCCAGCTTAACCGGCTGTTCCTGACGCTTGCCGACGATACGGGCAACGAGAACGGCCCGTCGGTTGTCATCCCGGTGCTCTTTGGCCCGAAGATCCTGCCCGGATATGGCGGCTGGCAGCCTTACACGGTTCAATCAGGAGACACGCTGAGCCAGATCGCGCAGCAGCAATACGGCAATTCGAACTTCCAGCCGATTTTTGAAGCCAACCGGCATATTCTGAGCGATCCGAACGTCATCTTCCCGGGTCAGCTGCTTCGCATACCGCGCAACGATATTTGA
- a CDS encoding aggregation factor core: MKRQNTRFAALCASLCIGSLTASAALADLAVRFDEGAPKDRFSFENVGSCTIGSSELTLDISGSEAGLIFDTTDTGAGVEVYQPLEIVTGSESLTAVTPVADGDKTITLSIRELQPGDTIAFTIDVDDTAGQREITVSGSEIEGTALVHKADGRTSSAVISSNAKALIKTGSC; this comes from the coding sequence ATGAAACGACAAAACACCCGATTTGCCGCCCTATGCGCAAGCCTGTGTATCGGAAGCCTGACAGCAAGTGCAGCGCTTGCAGACCTTGCCGTGCGCTTTGACGAGGGCGCTCCCAAAGACAGATTCAGTTTCGAGAATGTCGGAAGCTGCACCATAGGGTCCTCCGAGCTGACACTGGATATCTCAGGTTCGGAAGCGGGCCTCATTTTCGATACGACCGACACGGGTGCGGGCGTGGAAGTTTACCAGCCGCTTGAAATCGTCACAGGATCTGAGTCGCTGACCGCCGTGACACCGGTTGCAGATGGTGACAAGACCATCACGCTCAGCATTCGCGAACTGCAGCCGGGTGACACCATCGCCTTCACTATCGATGTCGATGACACCGCAGGACAGCGCGAGATAACGGTGTCCGGCTCAGAAATTGAAGGAACCGCCCTGGTTCACAAGGCCGATGGGCGGACATCGTCGGCGGTCATTTCGTCCAACGCCAAAGCACTGATCAAAACAGGGTCCTGCTAA
- a CDS encoding Rrf2 family transcriptional regulator, with protein MPTDSRLPRVLHVLLHLDQIDSPVTSQQIGEMLATNPALVRRVMAGLRDAGFVASTKGHGGGWYLLKSLTEISLADVYAALGAPQLFAVGPSSDNPTCLLEKAANKATADALEAARSVFQDELAKMTVAELIAPHAETIKAFQQRSGTSHS; from the coding sequence TTGCCAACCGACAGCCGCCTGCCACGAGTGCTTCATGTCCTGCTGCATTTGGACCAGATTGATAGCCCGGTCACGTCGCAACAGATCGGCGAGATGCTGGCCACGAATCCTGCACTTGTGCGTAGGGTTATGGCCGGACTTCGGGATGCCGGCTTTGTCGCTTCGACAAAGGGACATGGCGGAGGCTGGTATCTGCTCAAATCACTGACCGAGATTTCGCTCGCAGATGTTTATGCCGCCTTGGGCGCCCCGCAGCTTTTCGCGGTGGGGCCATCATCGGACAATCCGACCTGTCTGCTTGAAAAGGCGGCCAACAAGGCAACAGCCGATGCGCTTGAAGCAGCGCGATCGGTTTTTCAGGATGAGTTGGCAAAAATGACGGTCGCCGAACTTATCGCGCCGCATGCGGAAACGATCAAGGCGTTTCAGCAGCGAAGCGGCACTTCACACTCATGA
- a CDS encoding MFS transporter, giving the protein MSLVAADPAIGARHRPLAVAALFLAAFMNILDVTIVNLALPAIRTELNATTTQLEWVLIIYVLTFAAGLLPFGRFGDSFGRKRVFCVGVGGFLGSSVVCGLAPDIQTLIVARAVQGLTAAMMIPQVLAIVHVIFSAEEKGKVIGLFGTVNALGAVAGPLLGGVLITANIAGLGWRPIFLMNVPFCLLSLIIALRFVPRIEVSVRTRPDWTGAVLFAAAIGCVIYPLTEGRHLGWPWWCFGLIVLAAALAALFVHMQMLHARLGLSQILPAKLISDSAFMRGLVIVTAFFSGIAGIHFMLAIVLQSGFALTPLQAGLATAPHPIGVMIASTLTGRLGNRWLQMRMVVGGGLLLVGMVWVRSVLGQNSADITFADLFLPMLVVGLGMGTAIAAMFQSVLIRVSPADAGAGSGVLQAAQQVGIAVGIGIVGQIFFATLDPSESRTDYVRAAQTALLFPVGIYLLLVITGVWNVYENKRSRHEAQRKPVAH; this is encoded by the coding sequence ATGTCGCTTGTCGCTGCTGACCCGGCCATCGGTGCGCGACATCGCCCCCTGGCCGTCGCGGCCCTGTTCCTGGCCGCCTTCATGAACATTCTCGACGTAACGATCGTGAACCTTGCCCTGCCCGCGATCCGAACCGAACTGAATGCAACGACAACCCAGCTGGAGTGGGTTCTGATTATCTATGTCCTCACTTTCGCGGCGGGCCTGTTGCCCTTTGGTCGCTTCGGCGACTCTTTTGGTCGAAAGCGCGTCTTTTGCGTTGGTGTCGGTGGATTTCTGGGAAGTTCGGTGGTCTGCGGTCTCGCGCCGGATATCCAAACCCTAATTGTGGCCCGAGCCGTCCAGGGTCTTACGGCAGCGATGATGATCCCACAGGTTCTGGCGATCGTGCACGTGATCTTTTCTGCCGAAGAGAAAGGAAAGGTCATCGGGCTTTTTGGAACCGTCAACGCACTTGGTGCGGTCGCAGGTCCGCTGCTCGGAGGCGTTCTCATCACTGCCAACATTGCCGGACTCGGGTGGCGGCCGATTTTTCTGATGAATGTGCCGTTCTGTCTGCTGTCGCTGATTATCGCACTGCGCTTCGTGCCGAGGATCGAGGTATCGGTGCGAACAAGACCCGATTGGACAGGCGCAGTCCTGTTTGCCGCTGCAATTGGCTGCGTCATCTACCCCCTGACCGAAGGAAGGCATCTCGGCTGGCCGTGGTGGTGTTTTGGACTGATTGTCCTCGCAGCTGCTTTGGCGGCGCTTTTCGTTCACATGCAGATGCTGCATGCGCGGCTGGGTCTGTCACAAATCCTTCCCGCCAAACTGATCTCCGACAGCGCCTTTATGCGAGGCCTTGTCATCGTGACCGCGTTTTTCTCGGGCATTGCCGGGATCCACTTCATGTTGGCGATCGTGCTGCAGTCCGGATTCGCCCTGACGCCTCTACAAGCGGGCCTGGCAACAGCTCCTCACCCGATTGGCGTCATGATCGCGTCAACGCTGACAGGCCGTCTGGGAAATCGTTGGCTTCAGATGCGCATGGTTGTCGGCGGCGGTCTCCTTCTTGTCGGCATGGTCTGGGTCAGGAGCGTGCTTGGCCAGAATTCAGCGGATATCACCTTTGCTGATCTGTTCCTTCCCATGCTCGTGGTTGGCTTGGGCATGGGCACCGCCATTGCCGCCATGTTCCAGTCCGTGCTTATCCGCGTCTCTCCGGCTGATGCCGGCGCTGGGTCGGGCGTTTTGCAGGCCGCACAGCAGGTTGGCATTGCAGTCGGCATCGGCATTGTCGGGCAGATTTTCTTCGCAACACTCGACCCGTCGGAAAGTCGCACCGACTACGTGCGCGCGGCCCAAACGGCTCTGCTTTTCCCGGTCGGGATCTATCTATTGCTTGTAATCACAGGCGTTTGGAATGTGTACGAAAACAAAAGGTCACGTCATGAAGCCCAAAGAAAACCAGTCGCCCATTGA
- a CDS encoding class I SAM-dependent methyltransferase, giving the protein MKPKENQSPIEFWEEVYANASPRTKGQPSAALARFASDRLPGHALELGCAKGDDTVWLANKGWTVVAVDISATALSYAEANAQAHGVLGKIDFQQHDLAHSFPDGEFDLVSAMFLQTPFEFAREAVLKQAA; this is encoded by the coding sequence ATGAAGCCCAAAGAAAACCAGTCGCCCATTGAATTTTGGGAAGAGGTTTATGCAAATGCATCTCCGCGCACCAAAGGGCAGCCATCAGCCGCATTGGCAAGATTTGCTTCAGATCGCCTGCCCGGTCACGCCTTGGAACTCGGTTGCGCAAAGGGCGACGATACCGTCTGGCTGGCGAACAAGGGCTGGACGGTTGTTGCCGTCGATATCTCGGCGACCGCCCTTTCCTATGCCGAGGCCAATGCGCAGGCGCATGGTGTTCTCGGCAAGATCGATTTCCAGCAGCACGACCTCGCCCATTCGTTTCCTGACGGAGAGTTTGATCTCGTTTCAGCAATGTTCCTGCAAACCCCATTTGAATTTGCGCGCGAAGCGGTCCTGAAACAGGCGGCCTAA
- the rpsD gene encoding 30S ribosomal protein S4 — protein sequence MSKRHSVKYKLDRRMGENIWGRPKSPANKREYGPGQHGQRRKGKLSDFGVQLRAKQKLKGYYGNISEKQFRKVYAEASRLKGDTSENLIGLLERRLDAIIYRAKFVPTVFAARQFINHGHIKVNGKRVNIPSYQLRPGDVVEVREKSKQLALVLEAVQSAERDVPDYVDADHSKMTATYNRIPGFSDVPYPVQMEPNLVVEFYSR from the coding sequence ATGTCAAAGCGCCACAGCGTTAAATACAAACTCGACCGCCGGATGGGCGAAAACATCTGGGGTCGTCCGAAGAGCCCGGCCAACAAGCGCGAATACGGCCCAGGCCAGCACGGCCAGCGCCGCAAAGGCAAACTGTCCGACTTCGGTGTTCAGCTCCGCGCCAAGCAGAAGCTGAAAGGCTACTACGGCAACATTTCCGAAAAGCAGTTCCGCAAGGTCTATGCAGAAGCGTCGCGTTTGAAAGGCGATACGTCTGAAAACCTGATCGGCCTGCTGGAACGCCGGCTCGACGCGATCATCTACCGCGCCAAGTTCGTTCCGACCGTCTTTGCGGCCCGCCAGTTCATCAACCACGGCCACATCAAGGTCAACGGCAAGCGCGTCAATATCCCGAGCTACCAGCTGCGCCCGGGTGATGTCGTTGAAGTTCGTGAAAAGTCCAAGCAGCTTGCTCTCGTTCTGGAAGCAGTCCAGTCCGCAGAGCGTGATGTGCCGGACTATGTCGATGCCGACCACTCCAAAATGACCGCTACCTACAACCGCATCCCCGGTTTCTCCGATGTACCGTATCCGGTGCAGATGGAACCGAACCTGGTGGTTGAGTTCTATTCGCGCTGA
- a CDS encoding EAL domain-containing protein produces MTSDRSSNQKTDGQSSGTAPQSVNAVFDDLDYTLQPIVDIGTGVVYGYETRAQSLNEQFTRSNQVENASAHESAGLPGAAVEQFRKALKRFGKLRIAQGTKLFFKLDGSELGRNSDLHTQMATLVRDAGLQNNQVCIEFAERNHLTIPDATQRAINGLRQLGFLIALDNFGRGACELGLLHDISPDYVKIDDFFLSRVDSDPRRKLFVTTVANLAHVLGARVIAQGVSTEQEFKVCRDVGCDLVQGDYIAPSFLKPASAKLFYDHVRGPSAGPQRKREQDRIRNELIQLPTISITASLSDLIDMVVHNQDGTVIPVIDANMEPRGLIHERDLKAYLYSGGQDDGDLRPPLDTPMRSFVRACPIADIDSNADMLLVTFASSINSDGIIITENFRYAGFLSATSLLKIIHEKRLQEAQDQNPLTRLPGNSAISRYIADIAKIDAQDRHLCYLDFDNFKPFNDTYGYRQGDRAIILFSELLQRHISGSGTFHGHIGGDDFFAGFQNADQTDVAARMLALKRAFRDDVESFYDPEHRERGYMEAQDRFGTTRQFPLLQCSISILSLAQGVTLHPDTLNHEISELKLEAKRSDDGIVVKSLAA; encoded by the coding sequence ATGACATCGGATCGAAGTTCAAATCAGAAGACAGACGGCCAGAGTTCGGGTACGGCCCCGCAATCGGTCAATGCTGTTTTCGACGATTTGGATTATACGCTCCAGCCCATCGTGGATATCGGAACGGGTGTTGTCTATGGCTATGAAACCCGGGCTCAATCACTGAACGAGCAATTCACCCGGTCAAACCAGGTTGAAAACGCAAGCGCGCACGAGAGCGCCGGTTTGCCCGGCGCAGCCGTGGAACAATTCAGAAAAGCCCTGAAACGCTTTGGAAAACTGCGGATTGCTCAGGGAACAAAGCTCTTTTTCAAACTGGATGGCTCCGAACTCGGCCGGAACAGTGACTTGCACACTCAAATGGCGACCCTGGTCCGCGATGCAGGCCTGCAGAACAACCAGGTCTGTATCGAGTTTGCGGAACGCAATCACCTGACGATCCCGGATGCCACCCAACGCGCAATCAATGGTCTGAGGCAACTGGGCTTTCTCATCGCATTGGATAATTTCGGCCGCGGTGCATGCGAACTTGGTCTGCTACACGACATATCTCCGGACTACGTAAAGATCGACGACTTTTTCCTGAGCAGGGTCGACAGCGACCCGCGCCGAAAACTGTTCGTTACCACCGTCGCCAATCTCGCACACGTCCTTGGCGCAAGGGTGATCGCGCAAGGCGTCTCGACAGAACAGGAGTTCAAAGTCTGTCGTGACGTCGGCTGCGATCTTGTCCAGGGGGATTACATTGCCCCATCGTTTCTGAAACCCGCCTCGGCAAAGCTCTTTTACGACCACGTACGCGGCCCGTCAGCCGGCCCTCAAAGAAAGCGGGAACAGGACCGGATCAGGAATGAGCTCATTCAACTTCCGACAATTTCCATCACAGCATCCCTGAGCGATCTTATTGACATGGTCGTTCACAATCAGGACGGAACCGTCATTCCGGTGATCGATGCCAACATGGAACCGCGCGGACTGATCCACGAACGCGATCTCAAGGCCTATCTCTATTCAGGCGGTCAGGACGACGGAGATTTGCGTCCCCCGCTGGATACGCCAATGCGCTCTTTTGTGCGCGCTTGTCCGATTGCCGACATCGATTCCAATGCGGACATGCTGCTCGTGACCTTTGCCTCGTCGATCAACTCCGACGGGATCATTATCACCGAGAACTTTCGCTATGCCGGTTTTCTGTCCGCAACCTCACTTTTGAAAATCATTCACGAAAAACGTCTTCAGGAAGCTCAGGACCAGAACCCCCTTACCCGCCTGCCCGGCAACAGCGCCATTTCACGCTATATCGCCGATATCGCAAAAATAGACGCCCAGGACAGGCATCTGTGTTACCTGGATTTTGATAATTTCAAACCCTTCAACGATACCTATGGCTATCGGCAAGGCGACCGGGCAATCATCCTGTTCAGCGAACTGCTGCAGCGCCACATCTCCGGATCAGGCACTTTCCACGGACATATTGGCGGCGACGATTTTTTTGCAGGTTTTCAGAACGCAGACCAGACGGATGTCGCGGCACGCATGCTTGCCCTGAAGCGTGCCTTCCGCGACGATGTCGAGAGTTTTTATGATCCTGAGCACCGGGAACGCGGCTACATGGAGGCTCAGGACCGGTTCGGGACCACACGGCAGTTTCCATTGCTTCAGTGCTCGATTTCCATCTTGAGCCTTGCGCAGGGCGTCACTCTTCATCCAGATACGCTCAATCATGAAATCAGCGAGCTGAAACTTGAAGCGAAGCGCTCGGATGACGGTATCGTCGTAAAAAGCCTCGCCGCCTAA
- the murI gene encoding glutamate racemase, with product MNFIYGSVPWERPVSSQRPVLIFDSGLGGLTVLREARYLLPYETLIYVADDAAFPIGRWPEPELKSRILGLFADLVATHDPKAVVIACNTAFTLAGEALREAHPAIPFVGTVPAIKPAAEQTSSGLISVLATPGTVRRTYTRSLIESFASQCHVRLVGSDSLAVLAEKHLRGSEVSDEELLGEIADCFLEQDTRRTDIVVLACTHYPFLANRFRKIAPWPVDWLDPAEAIARQLVRVLGDEAAVAPSAAPDRALFTSNPREPGLSRLLSGFGLVLEEIGPR from the coding sequence ATCAACTTCATTTATGGGTCCGTACCCTGGGAGAGACCGGTGAGTTCGCAGCGCCCTGTGCTGATTTTCGATTCAGGTCTAGGCGGACTGACGGTTCTGCGTGAAGCGCGGTATCTTCTACCTTATGAAACCCTGATTTATGTGGCGGATGACGCCGCGTTTCCGATCGGGCGATGGCCTGAGCCGGAACTGAAATCGCGGATCCTCGGTCTCTTTGCCGATCTGGTGGCCACACATGACCCGAAGGCCGTGGTGATTGCCTGCAACACCGCTTTCACGCTTGCGGGCGAAGCGCTCAGGGAAGCGCATCCGGCTATACCTTTTGTCGGCACTGTTCCCGCTATCAAGCCGGCAGCAGAACAGACCTCGTCGGGGTTGATATCCGTGCTGGCGACCCCTGGAACCGTGCGCAGAACCTACACGAGAAGCCTGATCGAAAGTTTTGCCAGCCAATGCCACGTGCGGCTTGTCGGGTCCGACAGTCTCGCAGTTCTTGCTGAAAAGCACCTGCGCGGTTCTGAAGTGTCCGACGAGGAACTCTTGGGCGAAATCGCGGACTGTTTTCTGGAACAGGACACGCGGCGGACAGACATTGTGGTCCTTGCCTGCACACATTACCCGTTTCTGGCCAATCGTTTTCGCAAGATTGCACCCTGGCCGGTCGATTGGCTCGATCCGGCGGAAGCAATTGCGCGCCAGCTCGTACGGGTTCTGGGCGATGAGGCCGCGGTTGCCCCGTCAGCGGCTCCAGATCGTGCGCTGTTCACGTCCAATCCGCGCGAACCGGGACTTTCAAGACTGCTGTCGGGGTTCGGTCTTGTGCTGGAGGAAATCGGGCCGCGTTAG
- a CDS encoding RNA methyltransferase: MSKNAKIREEARAVSARPPAVILCEPQLGENIGTAARAMANFGLVDLRIVNPRDGWPSEKARAAASRADHVIDKVQVFDSVEAAIADLQFVYATTARSREVPKPVRGPDEAAQKAVEFGENGHATGYLFGRERWGLNNEEVALADEIVTLPVDPDFASLNIAQAVLVCAYEWRKTATSGALPFILSQEEHPPAKKDDVLRFFEHLEGALDSVTFFRPPERRPHMVRTLRNIFQKAELTEQEVRALRGVVASLEKRSTRPRKDRGEGGED; the protein is encoded by the coding sequence ATGAGCAAGAATGCAAAGATCAGAGAAGAGGCCCGGGCAGTTTCCGCCAGGCCGCCGGCGGTGATCCTGTGCGAACCGCAACTGGGCGAGAATATCGGCACCGCAGCCAGAGCAATGGCGAACTTTGGCCTTGTGGATCTCAGGATCGTCAATCCACGCGACGGCTGGCCGAGTGAAAAGGCGCGCGCTGCCGCCAGCCGGGCCGATCACGTGATCGACAAGGTACAGGTATTTGACAGCGTCGAAGCCGCGATAGCCGATTTGCAATTCGTCTATGCCACGACAGCGCGGTCTCGGGAGGTGCCGAAACCGGTGCGCGGACCGGACGAAGCTGCGCAAAAGGCAGTCGAATTTGGCGAGAACGGACATGCTACCGGCTATCTGTTCGGCCGCGAGCGTTGGGGGCTCAACAATGAGGAAGTGGCGCTTGCCGATGAAATCGTCACGCTGCCGGTCGATCCGGATTTCGCATCGCTCAACATAGCGCAGGCGGTTCTCGTGTGCGCCTATGAGTGGCGCAAGACGGCAACGTCCGGTGCGCTGCCCTTCATTTTGTCGCAAGAAGAGCACCCTCCTGCAAAGAAGGATGACGTCCTTCGCTTTTTCGAGCATCTCGAGGGGGCGCTGGATTCCGTCACCTTTTTCAGGCCACCCGAGCGGCGGCCGCATATGGTGCGCACCTTGCGCAACATCTTCCAGAAAGCAGAACTCACCGAACAGGAAGTTCGCGCTCTCAGGGGAGTGGTTGCTTCCCTGGAAAAACGCTCAACGCGTCCGCGCAAGGACCGCGGCGAGGGTGGTGAAGACTAG